Proteins co-encoded in one Thermoproteota archaeon genomic window:
- a CDS encoding DUF86 domain-containing protein encodes MSSLKEICRLSIDEYLSDRRNLYTLRYLLIVIVESLSKIAVSILERDFGVLPRGYRESFSELYRKEVVRPSVGTKMERLASLRNMLIHRYWEVDDLRLYEEARGGGIEAIESFLGGGEDLYL; translated from the coding sequence TTGTCCAGTCTAAAGGAAATATGTAGGCTCTCCATAGATGAATATCTGTCGGATAGGAGAAACCTGTACACGTTGAGGTATCTCCTCATAGTAATTGTCGAATCATTATCTAAGATCGCTGTTTCCATACTGGAGAGGGATTTCGGGGTGCTACCCAGAGGGTATAGGGAGTCCTTCAGCGAATTATACAGGAAGGAAGTCGTGAGACCATCCGTGGGTACTAAAATGGAGAGACTCGCATCGCTGAGGAACATGCTGATTCACAGGTACTGGGAGGTGGATGATCTCAGGTTATATGAAGAAGCAAGAGGTGGCGGAATAGAGGCGATAGAATCATTCTTGGGAGGAGGTGAGGACTTATATCTCTGA
- a CDS encoding nucleotidyltransferase domain-containing protein, whose translation MLEALLPREEILAVLIYGSFISSSVFRDIDVGVLTGGRVPYGELPCYEETLSDELSRIVGIPVDVRVIDYAPPWFRAKVLEGEVLLERSPGMVSIMRFIVKQIQRDSEAMIRTVLGKIA comes from the coding sequence TTGCTCGAGGCCCTCCTACCTAGGGAGGAGATCCTAGCTGTCCTCATCTACGGGAGCTTCATCTCATCGTCCGTGTTCAGGGATATCGATGTCGGAGTTCTCACTGGTGGCAGAGTCCCTTACGGGGAGCTGCCTTGTTACGAGGAGACCTTATCGGATGAGCTAAGTCGCATCGTAGGGATTCCCGTGGATGTGAGGGTAATAGATTACGCCCCGCCCTGGTTTAGGGCGAAAGTACTGGAGGGAGAGGTGCTGCTGGAAAGGTCACCTGGCATGGTCTCCATCATGAGATTCATAGTGAAACAGATTCAGAGAGATTCCGAAGCGATGATTAGAACCGTCTTAGGGAAGATCGCCTGA
- a CDS encoding VCBS repeat-containing protein, with protein sequence MEVETHPYEIVVRLEQDITPLIAQERRIFIKSTATTFYRINDSEVALNALPGRYEIGLMVGNWVAATQRVVVPWAPTMEWPSPSGSVSRSFLVRHATGKGLSIGREKTLFPDYTLTPLIGDVDGDGSPDLVLMDGKEMQIFDMSGRVVKVQLDSEARGGIIADLNGDGSRKS encoded by the coding sequence TTGGAGGTGGAAACCCATCCTTACGAGATCGTCGTCAGGTTAGAGCAAGACATAACACCCCTGATAGCACAGGAGAGGAGGATCTTCATCAAATCCACAGCCACCACCTTCTACAGAATCAACGATTCCGAAGTCGCCCTGAACGCCCTCCCCGGCAGGTATGAGATCGGCTTGATGGTAGGTAATTGGGTCGCGGCCACGCAAAGAGTGGTCGTTCCTTGGGCTCCGACTATGGAGTGGCCGAGCCCCTCAGGATCCGTTTCGAGGAGTTTCTTGGTGAGGCACGCCACGGGCAAGGGGCTAAGCATCGGACGTGAGAAGACTCTCTTTCCCGACTACACGCTGACTCCCCTCATTGGAGATGTTGATGGGGATGGCAGCCCCGATCTAGTCCTCATGGACGGTAAGGAGATGCAGATATTCGATATGAGCGGGAGAGTCGTTAAAGTTCAGCTGGACAGCGAAGCTAGAGGGGGAATCATAGCTGATCTGAATGGGGATGGCTCTCGGAAGTCCTAG